The sequence GGGCCTTCGCGCGATCTTCTGGTGCGCGCGGCGGCGCCGCGCAATGCAACCGGCCGGGTCTACGGCGTGGTGTACTCCGGCCTGGACGCGGGGCTGGCGATCGCGCCTCTGATCTTCGGCGCCCTGATGGACGCCAGCCATCCGGGCTGGGTCTTCGTGATGATCGGCGTATTCCAGGTCGCGGCACTGGCCGCTGCCGTGGGAGTGGGCGAGCGCCTGCCCAAGCGCGCCGAGGCCGCACGCTGAAAAACCGCCGCCGACCGCCGAAGAGACCTTCGCCGGCGAAGTCCGCGTGGATGACGCTGCAGCTCGATCGTGTTTTTCGTCGGTGGGGCGTCCCTGAAAGCGGCGCTCGCCGTGTTCGGCGTGTGCCTGGCGATCTATCGGTACCGGATCCCCTCCCGCGACCCGTGCGCGCGTGGCCGAACGAATGCGCGCAGCCCGGCACGCGCGCCTAGTGCTTCTTCGCTTCCTTCCAGTTGGCCCCTTCGAGGGCCAGCGTTTCCAGATAGGCGGCGATCTTGTAGATGTCCTCGTCCTTGATCACGCCGCCCCAGGCAGGCATGAACTGCGCGCGTCCCTGGACCTGCCGCCCGTTCTTCACGATCGCCACGAACTCGCGGAACCCTTTGTCGAACTTGCGCAGGTCAGCGCCGGTGCCGCGCTCGCCCTGGCCGTCGGCCCGTCCGCCATGGCAGGTGGCACACACGCCGCGGTACCACGACTGGCCTTCCCGCATCGCTTTCTTGTCGCCCGAATACGGATTGAGTTCCGGTACCTCGTCGGCCAGAACGGCCGACCCCCCTACGGTACACGCGGCACCGAACAAGACCGCTGCGAGCCGCCGCTTGGTGGAATAGAACATTGCTCCCTGTCTCCCTGATCTGTGGCCGCATCACAGGCCCTGTGAGTCGACGGCCTCCGCGTTCACCAGACAAAAAAGAAGGCGCGCACGACGCTATGCGCGCCTCCGACTGACTGCAGCTCGAAAGTCTAGAACACCCTGCCGCTACCGGGTAAAGGCCACGACCATGGAGCCGTACTCGGTCTTGAGAATGTCGTCACGACCGAACTGGGCCTGGGTGCCGAGCGTCTGCACGATCATCTGCTTGCCTTTGTGCATGAACGTCAGCGGACCGGCCTTGGCCGCCGTTCCCAGCGGGATCCGATACAGGATCTTGCCGGTCGTGGCGTTGGCCACCGTGAAGTCGCCACCCTGGGTCGTGTACACCGTGATGTTGCCCGCGGTGGTGAGCATGCCGCCGGCGTAGCCGGGCCTGCCCTTCTCGGTGTTGCGCCAGGTTTCCCTGCCGGTCTTGGCGTTGACCGCCTTGTCGGTCTCGTCGCCCCAGATGAACTCCTGGTAGGCGCCGAAATGGCGGACGTTGCTGATGACCTTGATCTCCTCGAAGCCGTACTTCATGCCGGATTCCGCGGCCGCGAGATACAGGTTGCCGGTCTTCGGATTGTAGGCGTTGGGATACATGTTCACCCCGCCCAGCAGGCTCGGCCACACTTCCACCGGATCGCCGCCTTCCTTGGGCAGCGGGATCTGGCCGATCGGCCGTCCGTTCGCATCGTAGCCCTTGATCCAGTTGATCTTGTCGATGAACTTGTCGGCCTTGATGAACTTGCCGGTCTTGGCGTCCAGGTGGTGGATGTATCCGGTCTTGTTGGGTTGCACCACGGTCTTGCGCCCGTCGATGGTGATCACCATCGGAGTCTGCGGAATGTCGAAGTCCCAGGGATCGCCCGGCACGCCGACGTAGCGCCACGCCACCTTGCCGCTGGTGGTATCGACCGCGACG comes from Burkholderiales bacterium and encodes:
- a CDS encoding c-type cytochrome; amino-acid sequence: MFYSTKRRLAAVLFGAACTVGGSAVLADEVPELNPYSGDKKAMREGQSWYRGVCATCHGGRADGQGERGTGADLRKFDKGFREFVAIVKNGRQVQGRAQFMPAWGGVIKDEDIYKIAAYLETLALEGANWKEAKKH